The Arachis ipaensis cultivar K30076 chromosome B10, Araip1.1, whole genome shotgun sequence DNA window tcatagttagaggttaacaaagtgggagaaaaatccaattctcatcacaattgataaggataactaggataggacttccagttctaataccttgccaagagtttattttattattactattttatttttcttatcatttaacatactggttccttactttcaaaacccccaatttacaagactcataaccaataataagaacatacttctctgtaattccttgagaagacgacccgagatttaaatactttggttatcaatttcaaaggggtttgttacttgtgacaaccaaaatttttgtaagaaaagacttttgttggtttagaagctatacctgcaacgaggatttatctgcgaatttctagaccaggcaaaagttctctcttcaggaAGCAATAAAGTCTAAAGAAGAGGAGAAGATAGACAATAGGAAGGATGAAACAGCATTAACCTCCAAGAAAGGCAATGAGACTTTGAAGCCACAACAAGATGACAAGAAAGAAGGTGTAAAGCCCTATGCACCCAAACTTCCCTACCCACAGAGGTTACACAAGGAAACAAGGGACCAACAATTCccaaaattcttgaaaatctttAAGAAACTTGAAATCAACATTCCATTGGCCGAAGCTTTGGAGCAAATGCCATTATATGCGAAGTTCCTTAAAGAATTGatcaccaagaagagaagctggcagGAGAAAGAAACCGTGGTTCTTACTCAagagtgtagtgccatcattcaaaaGGGActtccaccaaaactcaaggatccatGCAGCTTCCTTATACCATGCACAATTGGGAACATGGCCATTGATAAATCACTTTGTGACCTGGGagtaagcatcaacttaatgcctcttgCTATGATGAAGAAATTGATGATAGAAGAGGTTAAACCTACAAGGATGTCACTACAACTTGCTGACAGATCCCTCAAAATACCAAATGGAGTAGTGGAAAATCTCTTGGTGAAAGTGGGAAATTTTATATTCCCAGCCGACTTTGTATTCTTGGACATGGATGAAGAGGGGAGTAACTCGGTCATTCTTGGTAGACCTTTTCTGGCCACTGCCAGGGCAATTATTGATGTTGAGAAAGGAGAAATAGTTCTCAGGATACATGAGGAGCAAATGGTTATCAATGTCTTTAAGGCCATGCAATACCctgcagagaaagagaattgCATGAGAGTTGATGTGGTGGACACTTTAGTTGAAGAAGTTCTTGTAGCGAACCAACCAGAGGAAATCAAAGACATACAAGAGGGAGATTATGAAGAAACACAAGCACTGGAAGAACCAATCGAAGCCAAGAGTGAACGTGCATCACAATAAGAGTTGAAACCTTTGCCTCCTCACcttaaatatgcattccttggtgAAGAAGATAGATTCCCCGTAATCATCAACTCTACCTTaagtggagaagaagaagagaaactcCTTGTTGTACTGAGAGCTCACAAAGATGCCCTGGAATGGACCATTGATGATTTGAAAGGTATAACCCTGccatatgcatgcacaaaatACTCTTGGAGGAGAATTCTAAACCAGTGGTACAATctcagagaagattgaatcccacaatGAAGGAGTTTGTtcaaaaggaagtaatgaagctATGTAAGGCTGGGATCATTTACCCAAtatctgacagcccatgggtTAGTCCGGTtcaagtggtacccaagaaagGTGGCACAACTGTCATTGTCAATGAGAATAATGAACTCATTCCCATAAGAACAGTGACatggtggaggatgtgcattgattataggaggCTAAATGATGCCACACGAAAGGATCACTTTCCCCTCCctttcattgaccaaatgcttgAAAGGCTGGCTGGCCATGCTTATTACTATTTTCTTGATGGATATTCTGGCTATAACCAAATAATAGTTGACCCcatggatcaagagaagacctccttcACTTGCCCCTTTGGAGTCTTTGcatacaggagaatgccattcggATTGTGTAATGCCCTAgctacctttcagagatgcatgctatcAATCTTCTCggacatggtagaaaaatttattgaagtttttatggatgacttctctgtttttggtgacTCTTTCAATGCTTGCTTGCACCATCTTACCCTagtcttgaaaaggtgccaagaaaccaatttagttttgaactgggaaaaatgcaaTTTTATGGTACccgaaggaattgtccttggtcACAAGGTTTCAAGAAAGGGTATAGAGGTTGACAAGGCAAAAGTAGAGATTATAGAAAAACTTCCTTTACTAGCTAATGTGAAagctgttagaagtttcttggggcatgctgGATTCTATAGACGATTCATCAAAGacttttccaaaatagcaaaaccactaaGCAATTTGCTGGTGGTGAGCAATTCTTTTTCCTTTGATGATGAATGTAAACATGCCTTTGAGacttgaagagagaacttttgcgtggtctagaaattcgcagataaatcctcgttgcaggtatagcttctaaaccaacaaaaatcctttcttacaaacgttttggttgtcaaaagtaacaaaccccttttaaaattgataaccgaagtatttaaacctcgggtcgtcttctcaaggaattgcagggaggtatgttcttattattggttgtgagttttgtaaattggggttttgaaagtaaggaacaagtaatttaaatgacaaataaaataagtaaataactgtaaaataaactcttggcaatgtatgagaatttgaaagtcctatcctagttatccttatcaatggtgatgagaattgagttttaatcccacttagttagcctttactaaagcaaaggaaggtcaagtgactaatcagtttgatcctcaggtcctagtcaattcctaagaaaggactagaattattgaagttcaattcaattagtaaagacaacaattatcaatcacgttgagtttgatgactcaagagttaccaattaatcaaccaaagccaaaaggggaaaagtaaacttactcgaataaaaatatcttcagattggaagcaacagtagcataaataaaagaaagcaataataaactgaaatgcctcaaattatattaaatagaaattcaaatctaaacatgaatggttcataagccaatttggcaacaaaagtaattaaaggaaagcattatcTAGAGGTAAAAGagaaaatataaagtaaaagaaatattgaacctgataaggagttggaatactaaattgaaataataagaaatcctaatcctaaaacctaagagagaggagagaaactctctctctaaaaactacatctaaactatgaaaagaaaATAATTGGAGATCCCTTCTTCTgcatggatgcattctcccacttcataacctctaatctgtgccttctagacttggatctgggccaaaaagggtttcagaaattgctgggagcgttttctgtaatttttggtgcgtggcgtcgtgggttacgcggtcgcgtcatctggagttttccttgtcacgcgttcgcttcggtcatgcgtacgcgtcatctgtgttctgctcatggcgcacatctgcatcagtcacgcgttcgcgtcgttgtcttttcgcgctaggcatgcggccgcgtcgtccatgtgttcgcgtcgctgccagtttcttcaaaaactctattttgtgctttccttccatttttgtatgtttcctttccatcctttaagtcattcctgccttagaagatctgaaacttctcaacacacaaa harbors:
- the LOC107620500 gene encoding putative mediator of RNA polymerase II transcription subunit 29; translated protein: MELEGVDAILAQNKLMHQQIQQQMEMMANRIDGLQLASMSTISQHSIEWGQGEVGNVEQQQEQVQYMQNASNSSQNEFHGDTYNSSWRNHPNLKWGENQNQWQKNNNSNHSRNTNNQNHSSNNTNQYKKPQNTYQPHHNNSQIHQNNFSTPPFNSQNAHFNASNNFQPQQSHPIILPIDHHETRISSLEAALQALTQNTQSLTQTTQGLAKGQETLIKGQERHEETMKSLERQKFSLQEAIKSKEEEKIDNRKDETALTSKKGNETLKPQQDDKKEGVKPYAPKLPYPQRLHKETRDQQFPKFLKIFKKLEINIPLAEALEQMPLYAKFLKELITKKRSWQEKETVVLTQECSAIIQKGLPPKLKDPCSFLIPCTIGNMAIDKSLCDLGVSINLMPLAMMKKLMIEEVKPTRMSLQLADRSLKIPNGVVENLLVKVGNFIFPADFVFLDMDEEGSNSVILGRPFLATARAIIDVEKGEIVLRIHEEQMVINVFKAMQYPAEKENCMRVDVVDTLVEEVLVANQPEEIKDIQEGDYEETQALEEPIEAKSERASQ